Proteins encoded within one genomic window of Humulus lupulus chromosome 1, drHumLupu1.1, whole genome shotgun sequence:
- the LOC133812657 gene encoding auxilin-like protein 1: MANFSHSRHPNRATAALSKKICGNAAGGFVPAKTLYDDVYGGPPKFGVSTLSPRMEDYSEIFGSFQASRATSIPVLDLPAVDEAEVFFDVRSSSFDYAEVFGGFNGLDFAVSYEELVDQSKGFDGDSSDEPWSPAEFESLSEESEISGKDRSFSNGSPHHSLDGSTEFNISYHKANQMSNEDLSNGMTHVTQLHAVPGFTVMVNSPLQQTEDKRRPLQEADDSNVNMDFSVDKLKAKHLKKTLSQPPNGSAGGHAFENDLRPQKGSDNYGFFQRDSLVGISEISLRTQPSELPPPCRPPPLVDGEKGDSSKLVSRRNCFTSEGFSGDDSPPFFDVEVDASSSAAVSAAAIKEAMENAQAKIKSARELREKKKDGLQTSSKSGAKKDVKGKEGKRGKIIDGSIRINDESMKGTCEGEDTGSTLFVTEEKQKVTTIGPEVPEFVEREKTYTAAEKYAKDTSEKESWSTRGPYTIDESSEWKKATEFFELITTDESKNALEQVNSKNTVVQNKIHEHGWFEKATVDSFDKHSENGRKLKAAVEDHELENLEKKQGTKESRGSEENHVQSISMEEVCEQKDGENKIKVTNEVCEWGEDKNSFTIAKQLLGTNKRSGGDRSTKVRKTWDKSKVELTIKQKEDDETLEADKMIEIEEKHKLFHEIVDNEDGQMEAFEQNKSFKGAFDQDENEKKAQKDLEQVENQKELNHIFEKVESERRPKVAVKQHENGKGLKQSLEQEINKKTQRQALKLEEEKRREKAQKREANKNVHNSVNGNKETRKNKKACQQENNEKRFTEGRDKEDRETKLSEESEVLDTQNMPSGVIEQEKTKQVLKDAVDGEDEKDLDKEDEGKEQIENNKEVKLAKGAQVLVEEEYLPQSDVEHKLDCSENTQSSQSSCDLDKNSEKVKTTQGSFAHEESSDTRTEAWDNEMQPGAVGRKNKVTDKTIKAPSMAEKYFRMEGAGNDFNLDSPVKKTSGEIKIKPKVSETELEAFEIEIMPSGSEKLKAVGKSQGNLEHEKNQGKVEDAFELPHLDNRVKKVGESASVIGQPNAEKIKSSSQVGSVSKNQEKEFARQWKEREDYSQAQATLNQEEKKKTVPNHLVKENTEDKRKTEAVQPPRPEEKQRIRNSVQQGNASLTAERKEKTSNEVETERMKRERELENERLRKIEEEREREREREKDRMAVDLATLEARERAFAESRERAERVALERLTAEARQRAMSEARERLEKACAEAREKSLAGKAAMEARIRAERSAVERATAEARERAAEKAMAERAACEARERVQRSVSDKFSASSRNHVLRQSASSSDLQDSSQGHLRYQYSSVYGDRFEGVEVESAQRCKARLERHRRTAERAAKALAEKNMRDLLAQREQAERNRLAETLDADVRRWSSGKEGNLRALLSTLQYILGPDSGWHPIPLTEVITSAAVKKAYRKATLCVHPDKLQQRGASIHQKYICEKVFDLLKEAWNKFNSEER, encoded by the exons ATGGCAAATTTCTCACATTCTCGGCATCCAAACCGGGCCACGGCGGCTCTTTCCAAGAAAATTTGCGGCAATGCGGCTGGTGGCTTTGTGCCAGCAAAGACCCTTTACGACGATGTTTACGGAGGTCCTCCCAAGTTTGGAGTCTCTACTCTATCTCCTCGAATGGAGGATTACAGTGAGATTTTTGGTAGCTTTCAGGCTTCCCGAGCTACGTCGATTCCGGTGTTGGATCTTCCGGCGGTCGATGAAGCGGAGGTTTTTTTCGATGTCCGGAGCTCTAGTTTCGACTATGCCGAGGTTTTTGGAGGGTTTAATGGTCTAGATTTCGCTGTATCATATGAGGAGTTGGTCGATCAATCTAAGGGCTTCGATGGTGATTCCTCCGACGAACCTTG GTCTCCTGCCGAGTTTGAATCTCTGTCAGAAGAGTCGGAAATTTCTGGCAAGGATCGATCCTTTTCAAATGGAAGCCCTCATCACTCGCTTGATGGCAGCACAGAGTTCAATATATCTTATCATAAAGCTAATCAAATGAGCAACGAGGACTTATCAAATGGGATGACACATGTAACTCAACTTCATGCTGTTCCTGGATTCACTGTCATGGTTAATTCACCATTGCAACAAACAGAAGATAAGAGAAGACCCTTGCAAGAGGCTGACGATAGCAATGTCAATATGGATTTTAGTGTTGATAAGCTGAAGGCGAAGCATCTTAAAAAAACATTGTCGCAACCCCCTAATGGTAGTGCTGGCGGACATGCATTTGAAAATGATCTTAGACCTCAGAAAGGGAGTGATAATTATGGCTTTTTCCAAAGAGATTCGTTGGTAGGTATTTCTGAAATTAGCCTTCGAACTCAGCCATCCGAATTGCCTCCACCTTGTCGGCCACCTCCTCTGGTAGATGGCGAGAAGGGAGATTCCAGTAAACTGGTCTCACGTCGTAATTGTTTTACTTCTGAAGGATTCTCAGGAGATGATTCGCCACCTTTCTTTGATGTAGAGGTAGATGCCAGTTCATCTGCTGCAGTCTCTGCTGCCGCCATAAAAGAAGCAATGGAGAATGCTCAAGCAAAGATTAAAAGTGCAAGAGAATTAAGGGAGAAGAAAAAAGACGGGCTCCAAACCAGCTCTAAATCAGGTGCAAAAAAGGATGTGAAAGGGAAGGAAGGAAAGAGAGGTAAGATAATTGATGGATCCATTAGAATAAATGACGAGAGTATGAAGGGCACTTGTGAAGGAGAAGACACTGGATCAACTCTGTTTGTGACGGAGGAGAAGCAGAAGGTGACTACTATAGGCCCTGAAGTCCCAGAATTTGTAGAAAGAGAAAAAACTTACACTGCTGCTGAGAAATATGCAAAAGACACGTCTGAGAAGGAATCATGGTCAACTAGAGGACCTTATACTATTGACGAATCTAGTGAATGGAAAAAGGCAACCGAATTTTTTGAGTTGATAACAACAGATGAATCTAAGAATGCTCTTGAACAGGTAAATAGCAAGAATACTGTTGTGCAGAATAAGATTCACGAGCATGGGTGGTTTGAGAAGGCAACTGTGGATTCATTTGATAAGCACTCAGAAAATGGTAGGAAACTAAAAGCAGCTGTGGAAGATCACGAGCTGGAAAATCTTGAGAAGAAACAAGGCACAAAAGAGTCTCGTGGATCTGAGGAAAATCATGTGCAGTCAATATCAATGGAGGAGGTATGTGAGCAAAAGGATGGTGAGAATAAGATAAAAGTAACCAATGAAGTTTGTGAATGGGGAGAAGACAAGAACAGCTTTACAATAGCCAAACAGCTTCTGGGAACCAACAAAAGAAGTGGAGGTGATAGATCCACTAAAGTGAGAAAAACATGGGACAAGTCCAAAGTTGAGCTGACTATAAAGCAGAAAGAGGACGATGAGACATTGGAGGCTGATAAAATGATTGAAATTGAAGAAAAACACAAGCTTTTCCACGAAATTGTAGACAATGAAGATGGGCAAATGGAGGCTTTTGAACAGAATAAAAGCTTCAAAGGGGCATTTGACCaagatgaaaatgagaaaaaAGCGCAGAAGGATCTTGAACAGGTGGAAAATCAGAAGGAGTTAAACCATATTTTTGAGAAAGTAGAGAGTGAGAGGAGGCCTAAAGTAGCTGTCAAGCAGCATGAGAACGGAAAGGGATTGAAACAGTCCCTTGAACAGGAAATAAACAAGAAGACACAGAGACAAGCTCTTAAGCTGGAAGAAGAGAAAAGACGTGAAAAGGCTCAGAAAAGAGAAGCAAACAAGAATGTCCATAATTCTGTTAATGGCAATAAAGAGACTAGAAAAAACAAGAAGGCCTGTCAACAAGAAAATAATGAGAAAAGATTCACAGAGGGTCGGGACAAAGAAGATAGGGAAACAAAACTGTCAGAAGAATCTGAGGTGTTAGATACTCAGAACATGCCAAGTGGGGTTATTGAGCAGGAAAAGACTAAGCAGGTGCTTAAAGATGCTGTTGATGGAGAAGATGAGAAGGATCTAGACAAGGAAGATGAAGGAAAGGAGCAGATTGAAAATAATAAGGAAGTAAAATTGGCCAAAGGAGCTCAGGTGCTTGTGGAGGAAGAATATCTACCGCAATCTGATGTGGAGCATAAACTGGATTGTAGTGAGAACACTCAATCAAGCCAATCGTCTTGCGACCTTGATAAAAACAGTGAAAAAGTGAAAACAACTCAGGGCAGCTTTGCCCATGAAGAAAGTAGTGATACAAGGACTGAAGCCTGGGATAATGAAATGCAACCAGGGGCAGTCGGAAGGAAAAATAAAGTCACTGATAAAACTATCAAAGCACCTAGCATGGCTGAGAAGTACTTCAGAATGGAAGGTGCAGGAAATGACTTTAATTTGGATAGCCCTGTGAAGAAAACAAGTGGGGAAATAAAGATTAAACCAAAAGTTAGTGAAACAGAATTAGAAGCATTTGAAATAGAAATTATGCCAAGCGGCAGTGAAAAATTGAAGGCAGTTGGCAAGTCACAAGGAAACTTAGAACATGAGAAGAACCAAGGTAAAGTGGAAGATGCCTTTGAGCTGCCTCATCTAGACAATCGAGTGAAGAAGGTAGGAGAATCAGCCTCTGTTATTGGACAACCTAATGCTGAGAAAATCAAGAGTTCCTCTCAGGTGGGATCTGTTTCCAAAAATCAAGAGAAAGAATTTGCTCGTCAGTGGAAGGAGAGAGAAGATTACTCCCAGGCCCAAGCTACCTTGAAtcaggaagaaaagaaaaaaacagTGCCAAATCATCTGGTGAAAGAAAACACCGAAGATAAGAGAAAAACAGAAGCAGTCCAGCCACCTAGGCCTGAAGAGAAGCAGAGGATTCGGAATTCAGTACAGCAGGGTAATGCAAGCCTGACTGCAGAGAGAAAGGAGAAGACATCTAATGAGGTAGAAACTGAAAGGATGAAAAGAGAAAGAGAGCTAGAAAATGAAAGACTAAGAAAAATAGAggaggagagggagagagaaagagaaagagaaaaggaTAGAATGGCTGTTGACCTAGCAACACTTGAAGCTCGTGAAAGAGCATTTGCAGAATCTCGCGAGAGAGCAGAAAGGGTTGCTTTGGAGAGGTTAACAGCTGAAGCTCGTCAACGAGCAATGTCAGAGGCTCGTGAAAGATTGGAGAAAGCATGTGCAGAGGCCAGGGAGAAGTCATTAGCAGGGAAGGCAGCTATGGAGGCTAGGATCCGGGCTGAGCGTTCTGCAGTAGAGAGAGCAACTGCTGAGGCTCGAGAACGTGCTGCTGAAAAGGCAATGGCTGAAAGGGCTGCTTGTGAGGCCAGAGAACGAGTACAGAGATCTGTTTCTGATAAATTTTCAGCTTCCTCAAGAAATCATGTGTTGAGACAAAGCGCTTCATCCTCT GATCTCCAAGACAGCTCACAGGGGCACCTTAGATATCAATATTCCTCAGTATATGGTG ATAGATTTGAAGGAGTTGAAGTTGAATCAGCTCAAAGATGTAAAGCTAGGTTGGAAAGGCATCGTAGAACAGCTGAGCGCGCG GCAAAAGCTCTTGCAGAGAAGAATATGCGTGATCTTCTTGCCCAGAGAGAGCAAGCAGAGAGAAAT AGATTAGCAGAAACTTTGGATGCTGATGTCAGGAGGTGGTCAAGCGGGAAAGAAGGAAACTTGCGTGCCCTGCTTTCAACTTTGCAATAT ATCCTCGGGCCTGATAGTGGTTGGCACCCAATTCCCTTAACAGAGGTTATTACTTCTGCTGCTGTAAAGAAAGCTTACAGGAAAGCCACTCTTTGTGTTCATCCTGACAAATTACAACAACGTGGTGCAAGTATTCATCAAAAGTACATTTGCGAAAAAGTTTTCGATCTTTTAAAG GAAGCTTGGAACAAATTTAACTCGGAAGAGCGGTAA
- the LOC133812658 gene encoding uncharacterized protein LOC133812658, giving the protein MPTFTAIALDTLLEPGASKSVDKSVPRPVPKPQPGPNPKLERRNSTSVTERRRNRHPITPALYATPESTPLPDSPTSFPPSPYIINHKRRGPRLNKSSSESSVLSRPKGQDEEKVHGNVNNAESKVTSSGEKDSFTFPVAEPIPEPQVTDYLDCGSSNGKHGNGSVQLESSNGKLVMTNEVLVNGKVEHESSSWNNGQVVVLDSMKQAPLTPGRDSDREDFFDPRDSMSFTSNTDGEDNAEGERSAQLTTPMGEFYDAWDELSSESGQQSVVRDVEAEFREMRMSLLMEIEKRKQAEESLSDMQKQWDRIRQQLSLVGLTIPAKATPVEGEEQLDSDSGEELCRQVYIARFVSNSIGRGLARAELETEMEAQIEAKNFEIARLCDKLRNYEAMNQEMVHRNRDVLELARRERMKRERRQRWVWGSIASVLTLGTVALAWSYLPSGTGSPTPDTQVLESDDGAK; this is encoded by the exons ATGCCGACGTTTACTGCTATAGCCTTAGATACCTTGCTGGAACCTGGAGCTTCAAAATCTGTCGATAAGTCTGTTCCGAGACCTGTACCAAAACCACAGCCTGGTCCTAATCCAAAGCTGGAGAGGAGGAATAGTACTTCAGTTACAGAAAGAAGAAGGAATCGCCATCCAATTACTCCTGCACTTTATGCTACTCCCGAATCAACCCCGCTCCCTGATTCGCCTACATCATTCCCCCCGTCTCCTTACATTATCAATCATAAGCGGCGTGGACCACGCCTAAATAAGAGTTCCTCGGAGAGTAGTGTATTGTCACGCCCAAAAGGCCAAGATGAAGAAAAGGTTCATGGGAATGTGAATAATGCAGAATCCAAGGTTACCAGCTCAGGAGAGAAGGATTCTTTTACTTTCCCTGTTGCTGAACCAATTCCTGAGCCTCAGGTGACTGATTATCTTGATTGTGGAAGCAGTAATGGTAAACATGGAAATGGTAGTGTGCAACTTGAAAGCAGTAATGGAAAACTTGTCATGACTAATGAGGTACTTGTGAATGGTAAGGTGGAACATGAAAGCAGTAGTTGGAATAATGGTCAGGTTGTGGTTCTTGATTCAATGAAACAAGCTCCGTTGACTCCCGGAAGAGATAGTGACCGGGAAGATTTCTTTGATCCTCGTGATTCTATGAGTTTCACGAGTAATACTGATGGAGAGGATAATGCTGAAGGAGAACGGTCGGCACAACTCACTACACCTATGGGTGAATTTTATGATGCTTGGGATG AACTTTCTTCTGAGAGTGGGCAACAGTCTGTTGTTCGTGATGTTGAAGCTGAATTTCGTGAAATGAGAATGAGTTTACTGATGGAAATAGAGAAGCGGAAGCAAGCAGAAGAATCATTAAGTGACATGCAAAAACAATGGGATAGGATCAGGCAACAGTTGTCACTTGTAGGATTAACGATACCTGCCAAGGCCACTCCTGTTGAAGGGGAAGAACAGCTTGATTCCGATTCTGGAGAGGAGCTGTGTAGACAAGTATACATTGCTAGGTTTGTTTCAAATTCTATTGGGAGGGGCTTAGCTAGGGCAGAGTTGGAGACAGAGATGGAAGCACAGATCGAGGCTAAGAACTTCGAGATTGCTCGATTGTGTGACAAACTCCGAAACTACGAGGCTATGAATCAGGAAATGGTTCATAGGAATCGAGATGTTCTCG AGTTGGCACGACGAGAGAGGATGAAAAGGGAAAGAAGGCAGAGATGGGTTTGGGGCTCCATCGCTTCTGTTCTTACACTTGGCACGGTCGCATTAGCATGGTCTTACCTTCCTTCGGGAACTGGATCACCGACCCCTGATACCCAGGTTCTTGAGTCTGATGATGGAGCAAAATAA
- the LOC133812659 gene encoding uncharacterized protein LOC133812659 encodes MKKVVGMVVSNKMQKSVVVAVDRLFYHKLYNRYIKRTSKFMAHDEQDQCNIGDRVRLDPSRPISKRKNWVVAEILKKARIYVPPSAADSANINAQKSPSSSTSPSSS; translated from the exons atgaagaaGGTGGTGGGAATGGTGGTCTCCAACAAGATGCAGAAGTCGGTGGTTGTGGCCGTCGACAGGCTCTTCTATCACAAGCTCTACAATCGCTACATCAAGCGCACCTCCAAATTCATGGCCCACGACGAGCAAGACCAGTGCAACATCGGTGACCGA GTCAGATTGGATCCTTCGAGGCCTATAAGCAAACGCAAGAATTGGGTTGTGGCTGAAATTCTCAAGAAAGCACGCATTTATGTCCCACCATCTGCTGCTGATTCTGCCAATATCAATGCTCAAAAATCTCCTTCGTCTTCTACTTCGCCCTCATCCTCCTGA